A stretch of Coleofasciculaceae cyanobacterium DNA encodes these proteins:
- the gcvP gene encoding aminomethyl-transferring glycine dehydrogenase has protein sequence MVNLNFATESKILETEANSNYKNSLNQHTSTFAQRHIGPGQQQIEQMLQVLGIASLDELIEQTVPAAIRLNKPLRLPEAQSESAALAKLKAIAAQNQVYRSFIGRGYYNCITPAVILRNVLENPGWYTSYTPYQAEIAQGRLEALLNYQTMIVDLTGLEIANSSLLDEGTAAAEAMGMSYGLCKTKANAFFVDALCHPQTIEVVKTRALPLDIEVIVADYANFDFSTPIFGALLQYPATNGTINDYRAFIKQVHEAKALATVAADILSLTLLTPPGEFGADIAVGNTQRFGVPLGYGGPHAAYFATKEKYQRQVPGRIVGVSKDVHGKPALRLALQTREQHIRREKATSNICTAQVLLAVIASMYAVYHGAAGIKAIAQRIHQLTASLATGLEKLGYQVVNQSFFDTIEIETGAKNAADILKIAANNQINLRWLDTKAIGISVDETTTEQDIIQLWQIFAGDTDLPFDCAQLLVNQSPTIAQQQLRTSQYLTDEVFNRYHSETKLLRYLHQLETKDLSLTTSMIPLGSCTMKLNATAEMIPVTWAEFGNIHPFAPLEQAQGYQKLFAELEEWLAEITGFAGISLQPNAGSQGEYAGLQVIRQYHQSRGEGHRNICLIPESAHGTNPASAVMCGMKVVAVKCDRFGNIDLQDLQTKAEKHQANLAALMVTYPSTHGVFEAEIKSICAIVHQYAGQVYMDGANMNAQVGLCRPGDFGADVCHLNLHKTFCIPHGGGGPGVGPIGVMSHLVPFLPATPKTAQDAQPIGAISAAPWGSASILTISWMYIAMMGEAGLTQATKVAILNANYMAKRLEPCYSVLFKGESGFVAHECIIDLRPLKKRARIEVDDVAKRLMDFGFHAPTVSWPVIGTVMIEPTESESKEQLDRYCDAMLAIYQEAEAIANKDMDPEDNPLKNAPHTAESIICGEWSHPYSREQAAYPAPWTKEHKFWTTVGRIDNAYGDRNLVCSCVGMDTYQE, from the coding sequence ATGGTTAATCTAAATTTTGCTACAGAGTCCAAAATTTTGGAGACAGAGGCAAATTCTAATTATAAAAATTCTTTAAATCAACATACTAGTACGTTTGCTCAAAGGCATATTGGTCCAGGGCAGCAGCAAATTGAGCAAATGTTGCAGGTATTGGGAATTGCTAGTCTGGATGAATTGATCGAGCAGACTGTTCCCGCCGCAATTCGTCTCAATAAACCATTGCGGTTGCCAGAAGCGCAAAGCGAGTCGGCTGCCTTAGCTAAGTTAAAAGCGATCGCAGCTCAAAACCAAGTATATCGCTCTTTTATTGGCAGAGGTTACTATAATTGCATCACTCCTGCGGTTATCTTGCGTAATGTCTTAGAAAATCCTGGCTGGTATACTTCCTACACTCCCTATCAGGCAGAAATTGCTCAAGGAAGATTAGAAGCACTGCTCAATTATCAAACCATGATTGTTGACCTGACGGGTTTAGAAATTGCTAACTCTTCTTTATTGGATGAAGGGACAGCCGCCGCCGAAGCCATGGGCATGAGTTATGGGTTATGTAAAACCAAGGCTAACGCTTTCTTTGTTGATGCGCTTTGCCATCCTCAAACCATAGAAGTAGTCAAAACCCGCGCTTTACCTTTAGATATTGAAGTAATTGTGGCTGACTATGCCAATTTCGATTTTTCTACGCCGATTTTTGGCGCGCTATTACAGTATCCTGCTACTAATGGCACGATTAATGATTACCGTGCCTTTATTAAACAGGTACACGAAGCCAAAGCTTTAGCCACTGTAGCAGCAGATATTCTCAGCTTAACGCTTTTAACTCCTCCTGGAGAATTTGGGGCAGATATTGCGGTAGGAAACACACAAAGGTTTGGTGTTCCCTTGGGTTATGGTGGTCCTCATGCAGCCTATTTTGCTACTAAGGAAAAATATCAACGGCAAGTTCCTGGACGTATCGTGGGGGTTTCCAAAGATGTTCATGGGAAACCTGCTTTGCGATTAGCACTACAAACCAGAGAGCAGCATATTCGTCGAGAAAAAGCCACCAGCAATATTTGTACGGCTCAGGTTCTATTGGCGGTAATAGCGTCTATGTACGCCGTATATCATGGTGCAGCTGGGATAAAAGCGATCGCTCAAAGAATACACCAACTTACAGCGAGTTTGGCAACTGGGTTAGAAAAACTAGGTTATCAAGTTGTTAACCAATCTTTCTTTGACACGATTGAAATCGAGACAGGAGCTAAAAACGCTGCGGATATTCTTAAAATTGCTGCCAACAATCAAATAAATTTGCGTTGGCTTGATACCAAGGCGATCGGCATCTCTGTAGATGAAACTACCACCGAACAAGATATTATTCAGCTGTGGCAAATCTTTGCCGGAGATACAGATTTACCTTTTGACTGTGCACAATTGCTGGTTAACCAATCGCCAACTATCGCTCAGCAGCAGTTACGTACTAGTCAATATTTAACAGACGAAGTATTTAATCGCTATCATTCAGAAACTAAACTTCTGCGTTATTTACATCAGCTAGAAACCAAGGATTTATCCCTGACTACCTCGATGATTCCGCTGGGTTCTTGCACTATGAAGCTCAATGCTACAGCGGAAATGATTCCCGTGACTTGGGCAGAATTTGGCAATATTCATCCTTTTGCTCCTTTAGAACAAGCTCAAGGTTATCAAAAACTTTTTGCTGAACTAGAAGAATGGCTGGCAGAAATTACGGGTTTTGCAGGTATCTCTTTACAACCTAATGCGGGTTCGCAGGGAGAATATGCAGGACTACAGGTAATTCGCCAATATCATCAATCCAGAGGAGAAGGACATCGTAATATTTGTTTAATTCCTGAATCGGCTCACGGCACTAACCCTGCCAGTGCGGTAATGTGTGGCATGAAGGTGGTGGCAGTAAAATGCGATCGCTTTGGCAATATTGACCTGCAAGATTTACAAACCAAAGCCGAAAAGCATCAAGCTAATTTAGCGGCACTGATGGTGACATATCCCTCAACTCATGGGGTGTTTGAAGCGGAAATTAAAAGCATCTGTGCCATTGTGCATCAGTACGCAGGACAAGTTTATATGGATGGAGCAAATATGAATGCTCAAGTTGGTTTATGTCGTCCTGGCGATTTTGGCGCAGACGTCTGTCACCTTAATCTCCACAAAACCTTCTGTATTCCTCATGGTGGTGGTGGTCCAGGGGTTGGTCCCATCGGAGTAATGTCTCATTTAGTACCTTTTTTACCTGCCACACCCAAAACTGCTCAAGATGCCCAACCTATCGGTGCTATTTCGGCCGCTCCCTGGGGAAGTGCCAGTATTTTGACTATTTCCTGGATGTATATTGCCATGATGGGAGAAGCTGGTTTGACCCAGGCAACCAAGGTGGCAATTCTCAACGCTAACTATATGGCAAAGCGTCTTGAACCCTGTTACTCGGTGTTATTTAAAGGAGAATCTGGTTTTGTCGCTCACGAATGTATCATCGATCTGCGCCCTCTGAAAAAACGAGCGCGGATTGAAGTTGATGACGTAGCCAAAAGATTGATGGATTTTGGTTTTCATGCGCCAACGGTATCTTGGCCCGTGATTGGTACAGTGATGATCGAGCCTACCGAAAGTGAATCTAAAGAACAGCTAGATCGCTATTGCGATGCGATGCTGGCTATTTATCAAGAGGCCGAAGCGATCGCCAATAAAGACATGGATCCTGAAGATAATCCTTTGAAAAACGCACCCCATACAGCAGAATCAATTATCTGTGGTGAATGGTCACACCCCTATAGTCGTGAACAAGCAGCTTATCCTGCGCCTTGGACAAAAGAACATAAGTTTTGGACGACGGTGGGCAGAATTGATAATGCTTATGGCGATCGCAATTTGGTTTGCTCTTGTGTGGGAATGGATACTTACCAAGAATAG
- the gcvH gene encoding glycine cleavage system protein GcvH yields the protein MEIEYPEDLRYLDSHEYVRFDGEIATIGVSAFALDQLGDVVFLELPEVGDAVAVGETLGTIESVKAVEDLYPPVSGTVIERNETAIDAPETLADDPYGEGWLIKVKVGDPDDELADALSAKEYRAQVEGMDESS from the coding sequence ATGGAGATAGAATATCCAGAAGATTTAAGATACCTAGATAGTCACGAATACGTTCGTTTTGATGGTGAAATCGCTACGATTGGAGTTAGTGCCTTTGCACTCGATCAATTAGGAGATGTAGTCTTTTTAGAGCTTCCTGAAGTTGGTGATGCAGTAGCAGTAGGAGAAACTTTAGGCACAATTGAATCAGTAAAAGCCGTAGAAGATCTATATCCACCAGTGTCGGGAACAGTAATTGAGCGCAATGAAACAGCAATTGATGCGCCAGAAACTCTCGCCGACGATCCTTATGGAGAAGGCTGGTTGATCAAAGTAAAAGTTGGCGATCCTGATGATGAATTAGCCGATGCTCTTTCTGCCAAGGAATATCGCGCTCAGGTAGAAGGAATGGATGAATCATCATGA
- a CDS encoding glycosyl transferase translates to MTQLSIYIAVTSHGFGHAVRAATVAAKLQQLRPDITLTFVTVAPEWLLKSYVKGDFNYRQRVFDLGVIQSDSLTMNKPATLSKMQEIMIQQDTIIAEEARYIRDNNIGLILADIPALAAPIAKAAGIPCWMMSNFGWDFIYRHWGESFEPVVNWIENHYQQSDRLFRLPLAEPMSAFAHITDVGLTGDKPNYSNQELRQKFNLTASTETTILLTFGGLGLQAIPYHNLQHFPNWQFITFDRAAPDLPNLLKIADHTLRPLDFMSLCGRIVSKPGYSTFCEALCCDVPIISLTREDFAEAPVLLNGIQNYSQHQIISTEEFFEDSWNFLRQDLVSPRKTERLNKDGATAIAQEISNYFS, encoded by the coding sequence ATGACTCAATTAAGCATCTATATTGCGGTAACTAGTCACGGCTTTGGTCATGCTGTACGGGCAGCAACGGTGGCAGCAAAATTACAGCAGTTACGTCCTGATATTACGCTGACTTTTGTAACTGTTGCTCCAGAATGGTTACTCAAGTCTTATGTAAAAGGAGATTTTAACTATCGTCAACGAGTTTTTGATCTAGGCGTAATTCAAAGCGATAGTTTGACCATGAATAAGCCAGCAACTTTGAGCAAAATGCAGGAAATTATGATCCAGCAAGATACGATTATTGCCGAAGAAGCTAGATATATTCGCGACAACAATATTGGCTTGATTTTAGCCGATATTCCTGCTTTGGCTGCTCCTATTGCCAAGGCTGCGGGTATTCCTTGTTGGATGATGAGCAACTTTGGTTGGGACTTTATCTACCGTCACTGGGGAGAAAGCTTTGAACCCGTAGTCAACTGGATTGAAAATCATTATCAGCAAAGCGATCGCCTATTTCGTCTTCCTTTAGCCGAGCCAATGTCAGCCTTTGCCCATATTACCGATGTCGGACTGACAGGAGACAAGCCTAACTATAGCAACCAAGAATTACGCCAGAAGTTTAACCTAACGGCATCAACTGAAACAACTATTTTACTGACTTTTGGCGGACTAGGACTACAGGCGATTCCCTACCACAACCTCCAGCATTTTCCCAATTGGCAATTTATTACTTTTGACCGTGCTGCGCCAGATTTGCCCAATCTATTGAAGATTGCCGACCATACTCTACGCCCTTTAGATTTTATGTCTCTTTGTGGACGAATAGTTTCTAAACCTGGATACAGCACTTTTTGTGAAGCCTTGTGTTGCGATGTTCCGATTATCTCCTTAACCCGTGAGGACTTTGCTGAAGCACCAGTATTACTAAATGGCATTCAAAATTATTCTCAACATCAGATTATTTCCACTGAAGAATTTTTTGAGGACAGCTGGAATTTTTTAAGACAGGATCTAGTTTCTCCCCGTAAAACAGAACGTTTAAATAAAGACGGTGCAACAGCGATCGCGCAAGAAATCTCTAATTACTTTTCCTAA
- a CDS encoding SDR family oxidoreductase has product MKTALITGASSGIGEKFARELASRKIDLVLVARSQDKLEQLATELSNTYQVKTEVIVKDLTEATARKEVFDAVQAKGLSIDLLINNAGFGDYGAFSDRSLSKQMNMVQLNIATVVEMTGLFLPLMQQRSSGAIINLSSIAGFQPIPYMSVYAASKAFTLNFSEALWAENKDRGVKILAVCPGPTESNFYDRADFPDSAIVLNSMTMASAAKIVRDALKALDKGQSTLVTGGFYNHLIVNLPRLIPRDLLVNVVGKQFKNI; this is encoded by the coding sequence ATGAAAACGGCTTTAATTACCGGGGCATCTTCGGGAATTGGCGAAAAATTTGCCAGAGAATTAGCATCAAGAAAAATTGACCTGGTTTTAGTAGCGCGATCGCAAGACAAGCTAGAACAGCTGGCTACAGAATTGAGCAATACATATCAGGTAAAAACTGAGGTGATCGTCAAGGATTTAACTGAAGCCACCGCAAGAAAAGAAGTATTTGATGCAGTTCAAGCTAAAGGCTTAAGCATCGACCTTTTAATTAATAATGCAGGATTTGGCGACTATGGCGCGTTTAGCGATCGCTCTTTAAGCAAGCAAATGAACATGGTGCAGCTTAACATTGCCACAGTAGTTGAAATGACAGGATTATTTTTGCCCCTAATGCAGCAGAGAAGCAGTGGAGCAATTATTAACCTCTCTTCAATTGCGGGTTTTCAACCCATTCCCTATATGTCAGTTTATGCTGCAAGCAAAGCTTTTACTCTCAACTTTAGCGAAGCACTATGGGCAGAAAACAAAGACCGTGGGGTTAAAATTTTAGCCGTTTGTCCTGGTCCAACCGAATCTAATTTTTATGACCGTGCCGATTTTCCCGATTCAGCTATAGTATTAAACTCTATGACGATGGCTTCTGCCGCAAAAATTGTTCGAGACGCTCTAAAAGCACTTGATAAAGGACAATCTACCCTGGTGACTGGAGGCTTTTATAATCATCTAATCGTCAACCTACCACGATTAATTCCTAGAGATTTATTAGTCAATGTAGTAGGGAAACAGTTTAAAAATATTTAA
- a CDS encoding thioesterase family protein yields the protein MKAKPLEISLELAIKTYDIDFAGIVSNIVYIRWLEDLRLKMLESHFPIEQLMAKGYCPIINSTQIKYQKALHLGDRPVGKMWMSQLGRLRCSVQAEICLGQEIAATATQVGFFISLETRRAIAIPEEFKEIYTQY from the coding sequence ATGAAAGCAAAACCTTTAGAAATAAGCCTAGAATTAGCAATAAAAACCTATGACATCGATTTTGCAGGAATTGTAAGCAATATTGTTTATATTCGCTGGTTAGAAGACTTACGACTGAAAATGCTAGAGTCTCATTTCCCGATAGAACAATTAATGGCAAAGGGTTACTGTCCAATTATTAACTCAACCCAAATCAAATACCAGAAGGCTTTGCACTTAGGCGATCGCCCTGTGGGCAAAATGTGGATGTCTCAATTGGGGCGTTTACGCTGTAGTGTACAAGCCGAGATATGTCTGGGACAAGAAATAGCTGCTACCGCGACGCAAGTGGGATTTTTTATTAGTTTAGAAACTAGGCGTGCGATCGCTATCCCCGAAGAATTTAAAGAGATTTACACCCAATATTAG
- a CDS encoding TetR/AcrR family transcriptional regulator yields the protein MSKAQQTKARIIEQAAELFNQKGYAGSSIADIMQATGLKKGGIYNHFKSKDELAIAAFDYAVAKMSQKVWSAVKTKRNAIERLQALVSGYLAYVETPPIVGGCPILNTAIEADDTDSPLRDRAIAAINNWRNLIVRIINKGIKKGEIPATIEPDTVATIIICNIEGAIMMSQLEKNPVHLQRAIAHLQKYIQNTLV from the coding sequence ATGTCTAAAGCACAGCAAACCAAAGCTCGTATAATCGAGCAAGCAGCAGAGTTGTTTAACCAGAAAGGTTATGCAGGTTCTTCGATTGCGGATATTATGCAGGCAACTGGCTTAAAAAAAGGAGGGATTTACAACCATTTCAAAAGTAAGGATGAACTGGCTATAGCTGCGTTTGACTATGCAGTCGCAAAAATGAGTCAAAAAGTTTGGAGTGCCGTGAAAACTAAACGTAATGCGATTGAAAGACTACAGGCATTAGTATCGGGCTATTTAGCTTACGTTGAAACGCCGCCAATTGTCGGTGGATGCCCGATTTTAAATACGGCGATTGAAGCTGATGATACTGATTCCCCTTTACGCGATCGCGCGATCGCAGCTATTAATAATTGGCGTAATTTAATTGTGCGCATTATCAATAAGGGTATCAAAAAGGGAGAAATACCCGCAACCATAGAACCCGATACCGTCGCCACGATTATTATCTGTAATATTGAAGGAGCGATTATGATGAGTCAGCTAGAAAAAAATCCTGTTCATTTACAAAGAGCGATCGCCCATCTGCAAAAGTACATTCAGAATACTCTGGTGTAA
- the sixA gene encoding phosphohistidine phosphatase SixA → MEVYLIRHGIAAKRGTYTNDEQRPLIDRGREKTLEVAKRLLAAGLKFDVLLSSPLVRAYQTAEILQHEGLAEDIQSFAPLKPDGEIEQWLEWLQTWQVKNPKGKLALVGHQPDLGDWAEMLIWGSIKGQIIVKKAGVIGIEIPSIGTPISRSTLFLLTSPKWIVF, encoded by the coding sequence ATGGAAGTATATTTAATTCGTCATGGGATAGCTGCTAAACGTGGGACTTATACTAATGATGAGCAACGCCCATTAATCGATCGGGGTCGTGAGAAAACGCTCGAGGTAGCCAAGCGTTTATTGGCTGCTGGACTCAAATTCGATGTGCTTCTAAGCAGTCCTTTAGTTAGAGCTTATCAAACAGCAGAGATCTTGCAACATGAAGGTTTAGCTGAAGATATTCAAAGCTTTGCCCCTCTCAAACCCGACGGAGAAATTGAGCAATGGCTGGAGTGGCTACAGACGTGGCAAGTTAAAAACCCTAAGGGAAAACTAGCCTTAGTTGGACATCAACCAGATTTAGGCGACTGGGCAGAAATGCTAATTTGGGGAAGTATTAAAGGACAGATAATAGTTAAAAAAGCAGGAGTGATTGGTATAGAGATTCCTAGTATTGGTACGCCAATTTCTCGCAGTACTTTATTTCTGCTTACCTCTCCAAAGTGGATCGTGTTCTAA
- a CDS encoding NAD(P)/FAD-dependent oxidoreductase: MRNLLPPEIVKANHRCVNVVQEASSILVNCVSNNEVSSNPFAHWETQISDKTTDTNSYQFSDREMADHHQFQAKLVVAADGINSTLRQLIYENSDLSQWAKAQYSGFAAIGCLQIDDVSNEIMQQLEDKYFQGDMVVTLRNDSPQLQSRNIESPRLILIRKAKNALGYLFHAPLSLNSLQNKLPEAIINLAVDILTKANFPAIFAQVVRLSSPQTLIHRPYYIHPANIPSSQRIWSSERLVLVGDAAHGMPPFAAQGANQGLEDAAIIGTAIANIIHHNALDNREIISQQFSKYEQLRRPLIEQVQDATMHNHNWSQEKWEDYSDVVYSRDIESLSRNFGLN, translated from the coding sequence TTGAGAAATTTACTTCCACCAGAAATAGTTAAAGCCAATCATCGTTGTGTAAATGTCGTTCAAGAAGCTAGCTCGATACTAGTAAACTGTGTTTCCAATAATGAAGTCTCTTCTAATCCTTTCGCTCATTGGGAAACACAAATATCAGACAAGACAACAGATACTAATTCTTATCAGTTTTCCGATCGGGAAATGGCTGACCATCACCAATTTCAGGCTAAGTTGGTTGTAGCAGCAGATGGAATTAATTCGACACTTCGTCAGCTAATTTACGAAAATTCAGATTTAAGCCAATGGGCAAAAGCGCAATATTCTGGTTTTGCCGCAATTGGTTGTTTGCAAATCGATGATGTATCTAATGAGATAATGCAACAGTTAGAAGACAAATATTTTCAAGGTGATATGGTAGTCACGTTACGAAATGATTCTCCTCAACTTCAATCTCGCAATATTGAGTCACCTCGGTTGATCTTAATTAGAAAAGCTAAAAATGCCCTTGGTTATTTATTCCATGCTCCTTTGAGCTTAAATTCACTCCAAAATAAATTACCCGAAGCAATTATAAATTTAGCAGTAGATATTTTAACCAAGGCGAATTTTCCTGCTATTTTTGCCCAGGTAGTTAGATTATCCTCTCCTCAAACATTAATTCATCGACCTTACTATATTCACCCTGCAAATATCCCTAGTTCTCAACGAATTTGGAGTAGTGAGCGATTGGTTTTGGTAGGAGATGCTGCTCATGGAATGCCTCCTTTTGCTGCACAAGGAGCTAATCAGGGTTTAGAAGATGCTGCCATAATCGGTACAGCGATCGCCAATATTATTCATCATAATGCTTTGGATAATCGAGAAATTATTTCTCAGCAATTTAGCAAATACGAACAGCTTCGTCGTCCTTTAATCGAACAGGTTCAAGACGCCACCATGCACAATCACAATTGGTCACAAGAAAAATGGGAAGATTATAGTGACGTGGTTTATAGTCGTGACATAGAAAGCTTGAGTCGTAATTTTGGTTTAAATTGA
- a CDS encoding alpha/beta hydrolase: MPSINILETPHIYELTAPVADPKLPVLVFVHGWLLSRHYWQPLVQLLKSEYQCLIYDARGFGESQIVSHSSKASLTLTPVQSSITSDHGVSAIDTQNGLNNSRNYSLNAYANDLGCLLRSLEINEAWIVGHSLGGSVALWAADLCPEVIKGVICLNAGGGIYLKEEFERFRNAGQQLVKFRPRWLSCVPFLSVLFSRMMVARPLSLRWGRQRVLDFVQADEKAALGALLESTTEAEVHLLPQLVSRLQQPVYFVAGDKDKVMEIKYVNHLASFHSSFASEESNVFQISNCGHLGMIEAPDEVASIISQVLDNHRVQV, from the coding sequence ATGCCATCGATAAATATACTGGAAACGCCTCATATCTATGAGCTAACCGCCCCTGTCGCCGACCCAAAACTACCAGTATTGGTATTTGTTCATGGTTGGCTTCTCAGCCGTCATTACTGGCAACCTTTAGTACAGCTTTTAAAATCTGAATATCAGTGTTTAATTTATGATGCTAGGGGTTTTGGCGAGTCTCAAATTGTTTCACATTCAAGTAAAGCAAGTTTGACACTAACCCCCGTTCAATCTTCAATAACTTCTGACCATGGTGTTTCAGCAATAGATACTCAAAATGGTCTGAATAATTCTAGGAACTATAGTCTTAATGCTTATGCTAATGATTTGGGGTGTTTGCTTAGAAGTCTAGAAATTAACGAAGCGTGGATAGTTGGACATTCTTTGGGTGGAAGCGTTGCTCTTTGGGCGGCAGATCTCTGTCCAGAAGTAATTAAAGGTGTTATTTGTCTTAATGCTGGAGGCGGTATTTATCTCAAAGAAGAATTTGAACGTTTTCGCAATGCCGGTCAACAGCTAGTCAAATTTCGTCCGCGCTGGTTGTCTTGTGTTCCTTTTTTAAGCGTTTTGTTTTCTAGAATGATGGTAGCTCGCCCTTTATCATTAAGATGGGGACGACAGAGAGTGCTTGATTTTGTTCAAGCCGACGAGAAAGCCGCTTTGGGTGCATTGTTAGAATCGACCACTGAAGCTGAAGTACATTTATTGCCCCAGTTAGTTTCGCGTCTGCAACAGCCTGTTTACTTTGTTGCAGGAGATAAAGACAAGGTGATGGAAATTAAATATGTCAATCATCTTGCCAGTTTCCATAGTTCATTTGCTTCAGAAGAAAGCAACGTATTTCAAATTAGCAACTGTGGTCATTTAGGCATGATCGAAGCACCCGATGAAGTTGCCTCGATCATTAGCCAAGTTTTAGATAATCATCGAGTTCAAGTATAA
- a CDS encoding GNAT family N-acetyltransferase has protein sequence MVFWKKLFSNSDAVATSETTEFGGELLNLENQDASQPQIIFSTDRDIDFYELEELCDRVGWARRPLRKVKKAIEHSFLVVSMWEIQGKKRRLIGFARATSDHAFNATIWDVVVDPKFQSRGLGKAMMKYAISQLRSADISNITLFADPQVVKFYQRLGFILDPEGIKGMFWYPD, from the coding sequence ATGGTCTTTTGGAAAAAACTATTTAGCAATTCAGACGCAGTAGCTACTTCGGAAACTACAGAATTTGGTGGAGAGTTATTAAACTTAGAAAATCAAGATGCTTCTCAACCTCAAATCATATTTAGTACTGACCGAGATATCGATTTTTATGAATTAGAGGAACTCTGCGATCGCGTTGGTTGGGCGCGCCGTCCTCTACGTAAAGTGAAAAAGGCTATAGAGCATAGCTTTTTGGTAGTTTCAATGTGGGAAATTCAGGGTAAAAAGCGTCGTCTAATTGGTTTTGCCAGAGCAACTTCCGATCATGCTTTTAATGCGACTATTTGGGATGTGGTAGTTGACCCTAAGTTTCAGAGTCGAGGTTTAGGTAAAGCGATGATGAAATATGCTATTTCTCAACTACGCAGTGCCGATATTAGTAACATCACTTTGTTTGCCGATCCTCAAGTAGTGAAGTTCTATCAAAGATTGGGCTTTATTTTAGACCCAGAAGGAATTAAAGGAATGTTTTGGTATCCAGACTAA
- a CDS encoding GNAT family N-acetyltransferase → MVVIKPIEEHQIEQAQIVIISLEIWQGTLSATDLKRIDSMSDISNVKSDYFDNRGLFLVLVDREQVVGTGAIRQLSRDICELKRMWFLKPYRGQGLGQKMAQILFDFARKEKYQKVRLDLANEKNQLQALNFYKKLGFFAIERYNDSLCTVFMEKNLTC, encoded by the coding sequence ATGGTTGTAATTAAACCGATCGAGGAACATCAAATTGAACAGGCACAAATTGTCATCATTAGTTTAGAAATTTGGCAGGGGACATTATCAGCAACAGATTTGAAACGTATTGATTCAATGTCTGATATTAGTAATGTCAAATCAGACTATTTTGACAACAGAGGTTTATTTCTGGTTTTAGTTGATAGAGAGCAAGTTGTAGGTACTGGAGCAATTCGGCAACTTAGTCGTGATATCTGCGAACTTAAGCGAATGTGGTTTCTCAAACCATATCGAGGACAAGGATTAGGTCAGAAAATGGCACAAATACTCTTCGATTTTGCCAGAAAAGAAAAATATCAAAAAGTAAGGCTTGATTTAGCTAATGAGAAAAATCAACTGCAAGCTCTAAATTTTTATAAAAAATTAGGTTTCTTTGCAATTGAACGGTACAACGATAGTCTCTGTACTGTATTTATGGAAAAAAATTTAACCTGTTGA
- a CDS encoding SDR family oxidoreductase yields the protein MYLVTGATGSLGRRIVRQLREDEQSVRAFVRLSSSFSELEDRGAEIFIGDLKLEKDIVKACRDVKYIISSHGGNDAQTVDYRANIDLIDQAIANNVEHFVFISVLGADRGYQDSATFKAKREVEKYLITSGLNYTILRPSGFANNLIPLAERFRDTGIYFSIGEQQNRSSIVSTDDLAQIAIASTQIEAAKNQIFAVGGPDIIKREDIARIFARLFDREPIVINPPLQLFDGLRVGIGLFNPQLNKSLSTLRTLLAHEFFCTRDEIARLESTFNLKLESLESFLRRYVGH from the coding sequence ATGTATTTAGTCACTGGCGCAACAGGATCACTGGGACGCAGAATTGTTAGACAATTGAGAGAAGATGAGCAGTCAGTTAGAGCTTTTGTTCGTTTATCATCAAGTTTTAGCGAACTTGAAGATCGTGGGGCAGAAATCTTTATCGGAGATTTGAAGTTAGAAAAAGATATCGTTAAAGCCTGTCGTGATGTTAAATACATTATTAGTAGTCACGGGGGAAACGATGCTCAGACTGTAGATTACAGAGCTAATATAGATTTAATCGACCAGGCGATCGCTAATAACGTCGAGCATTTTGTGTTTATTTCCGTCTTAGGGGCAGATCGAGGCTATCAAGACTCAGCCACTTTTAAAGCTAAGCGAGAAGTAGAAAAATATTTGATTACTAGTGGCTTAAACTACACTATTCTCCGTCCTTCGGGGTTTGCTAATAATCTAATTCCTCTGGCGGAAAGATTTAGGGATACAGGAATTTACTTTTCTATTGGCGAACAGCAAAATCGCTCGTCGATTGTTAGTACTGACGATCTAGCCCAAATTGCGATTGCTTCGACTCAAATTGAAGCAGCCAAAAACCAAATATTTGCCGTCGGTGGCCCAGATATCATTAAAAGAGAAGATATTGCTCGGATTTTCGCTCGTTTATTCGATCGAGAGCCAATTGTAATCAATCCACCCCTGCAACTGTTTGATGGCTTACGAGTGGGTATTGGTCTATTTAATCCTCAGTTAAACAAATCTTTGAGTACGCTGCGAACTCTATTAGCTCACGAGTTTTTCTGTACTCGAGATGAAATTGCCCGTCTAGAATCTACCTTCAATCTGAAGCTGGAATCTTTAGAAAGTTTTTTGCGTCGTTACGTTGGACATTAA